From Streptomyces sp. Edi4, one genomic window encodes:
- a CDS encoding PP2C family protein-serine/threonine phosphatase: MADLHGLIVLVNEAAGEVLPEARPGVRLADAVPSWLASAHAALRVPRQGDGEGPAVRSGSVGDRVFEAHPTVEDAGTVLWWLVDATDHRLAQEALRRERERTAFLGKASNLLLSSLNLNRCTHVTAQMAAEHLADAAIVVAPVRGARLPLVSCLRDGAPLASVADVDPETVPGLAEALQGFPPVPTRWVEPSTVPDWVLPEGFGPPGSIVVTPLPGHGVPAGALILLRRAGSAGFTPEEEVFARLFAARAGAAMSAARLYADQSAITDVLMRELLPPSLHQVSGVDFAGGYRPSEDHERIGGDFYDVHPAINEGAPSLVVLGDVCGKGLEAAVLTGKIRNTLHALLPLADDHQRMLGLLNMALLNSHHTRFATLVLASAVREGGSVRMRVTSAGHPAPMIVRATGEVEEADTRGTLIGAMPDVRAESAELSLAPGETCVLYTDGFTEARGGPMGDAMFGEERLRRVLAECAGMPAESIVERVQMVASHWVGNGRHDDMAVVAVSAPRNHHLSAVNGHTRGRFTA, encoded by the coding sequence ATAGCTGACCTGCACGGCCTGATCGTCCTGGTCAACGAGGCGGCGGGCGAGGTCCTGCCCGAGGCGCGGCCCGGTGTGCGGCTGGCCGACGCGGTTCCGTCCTGGCTGGCGTCGGCACACGCGGCGCTGCGCGTGCCCCGGCAGGGCGACGGCGAGGGCCCCGCTGTGCGGTCCGGGTCCGTGGGCGACCGGGTCTTCGAGGCGCACCCCACGGTGGAGGACGCCGGCACCGTACTGTGGTGGCTCGTCGACGCCACCGACCACCGCCTGGCGCAGGAAGCGCTGCGCCGGGAGCGCGAGCGGACCGCGTTCCTCGGCAAGGCGTCCAACCTGCTGCTGTCCTCGCTGAATCTGAACCGCTGCACGCACGTCACCGCGCAGATGGCCGCCGAACACCTCGCCGACGCGGCGATCGTCGTCGCCCCCGTGCGCGGCGCCCGGCTGCCCCTCGTGTCGTGTCTGCGCGACGGCGCCCCCCTCGCGTCCGTCGCCGACGTGGATCCCGAGACGGTGCCCGGCCTCGCCGAGGCGCTGCAAGGGTTCCCGCCGGTGCCCACGCGCTGGGTCGAACCCTCCACCGTCCCCGACTGGGTGCTCCCCGAGGGGTTCGGGCCCCCAGGATCGATAGTGGTCACCCCGCTGCCCGGACACGGCGTACCGGCCGGAGCGCTGATCCTGCTGCGCCGCGCGGGAAGTGCCGGGTTCACCCCCGAGGAAGAGGTCTTCGCGCGGCTGTTCGCGGCCCGGGCCGGAGCGGCGATGTCGGCCGCCCGGCTGTACGCGGACCAGTCCGCCATCACCGACGTCCTGATGCGCGAGCTGCTTCCGCCTTCCCTGCATCAGGTGTCCGGCGTGGACTTCGCGGGCGGCTACCGCCCGTCGGAGGACCACGAGCGGATCGGCGGGGACTTCTACGACGTCCACCCCGCCATCAACGAGGGCGCCCCCTCGCTCGTGGTGCTGGGCGACGTGTGCGGCAAGGGTCTGGAAGCGGCGGTCCTGACCGGGAAGATCCGCAACACCCTGCACGCCCTGCTGCCGCTGGCCGACGACCACCAGCGCATGCTCGGCCTGCTGAACATGGCGCTCCTGAACTCCCATCACACCCGCTTCGCCACGCTCGTCCTGGCCTCGGCCGTACGCGAGGGAGGCTCGGTCCGGATGCGGGTCACCAGCGCGGGCCATCCCGCCCCCATGATCGTGCGCGCCACCGGGGAGGTCGAGGAGGCCGACACCCGGGGCACGTTGATCGGCGCGATGCCCGATGTGCGGGCGGAGTCGGCGGAGTTGTCCCTGGCGCCGGGGGAGACGTGCGTTCTGTACACGGACGGATTCACCGAAGCCCGGGGCGGCCCCATGGGGGACGCCATGTTCGGCGAGGAGCGGCTGCGGCGTGTCCTGGCCGAATGCGCGGGCATGCCCGCGGAGAGCATCGTGGAGCGGGTCCAGATGGTCGCCTCCCACTGGGTCGGCAACGGGCGCCACGACGACATGGCGGTCGTGGCCGTCTCGGCGCCCCGCAACCACCACCTGAGCGCGGTGAACGGCCACACACGGGGCAGGTTCACCGCATGA
- a CDS encoding B12-binding domain-containing protein produces MTTELRTAPPDTAPLDTAPLAEALWEAVFAGDEYTATGLVQGALDEGYDPECVLLDVIAPVQAKVGEEWAANRMSVAQEHAATAINDRAVAALSTHPAARAITERGRITVACVDGEWHALPARLLAEVLRLRGWRVDYLGAQVPVSHLVAHLHRTGPELVALSSSIATRLPTAHATITACQATGVPVLVGGAAFGPGGRYARLLGADAWAGDARSAADHIEKGPLARPHPDRRQLDDLPHLEDQEYTLVTRTRTTLVRAVLRGLEEAFPAVRQYSDLQRERTAEDLAHIVDFLATALYLDDADLFTGFLTWTAAILAARGVPAQSLPPALVLLAEELKDFPRARRVLRQGTDRLAGPFAVPSAPARNHP; encoded by the coding sequence ATGACAACCGAACTCCGCACGGCGCCTCCGGACACGGCACCGCTGGACACGGCGCCCTTGGCCGAGGCGCTGTGGGAAGCCGTCTTCGCGGGCGACGAGTACACGGCGACCGGCCTCGTGCAGGGGGCACTGGACGAGGGGTACGACCCGGAGTGCGTCCTGCTCGACGTGATCGCCCCGGTCCAGGCCAAGGTCGGCGAGGAGTGGGCGGCCAACCGGATGAGCGTCGCCCAGGAGCACGCGGCGACCGCCATCAACGACCGTGCCGTGGCCGCGCTCTCGACGCATCCGGCGGCCCGCGCCATCACCGAACGCGGGCGGATCACCGTGGCCTGCGTGGACGGCGAGTGGCACGCGCTGCCCGCCCGGCTCCTCGCCGAGGTGCTGCGGCTGCGCGGCTGGCGAGTCGACTACCTGGGCGCCCAGGTCCCGGTGTCCCACCTCGTCGCGCATCTGCACCGCACCGGGCCGGAACTCGTCGCGCTCTCCAGTTCCATCGCGACCCGGCTGCCCACGGCCCACGCCACGATCACCGCCTGCCAGGCCACGGGCGTACCCGTCCTGGTCGGCGGCGCGGCCTTCGGGCCCGGCGGACGCTACGCAAGGCTGCTCGGCGCGGACGCCTGGGCCGGGGACGCCCGCTCGGCCGCCGACCACATCGAAAAGGGCCCGCTCGCCCGGCCGCACCCCGACCGCCGGCAACTGGACGACCTGCCGCACCTGGAGGACCAGGAGTACACATTGGTCACGCGGACGAGAACGACCCTCGTACGCGCCGTGCTGCGCGGCCTCGAAGAGGCGTTCCCGGCCGTCCGCCAGTACAGCGACCTCCAGCGCGAACGCACCGCGGAGGACCTGGCCCACATCGTGGACTTCCTCGCCACCGCGCTCTACCTCGACGACGCCGACCTCTTCACCGGCTTCCTCACCTGGACCGCCGCCATCCTCGCCGCACGCGGTGTGCCCGCCCAGAGCCTGCCGCCCGCCCTGGTTCTCCTGGCCGAAGAGCTCAAGGACTTCCCGCGCGCGAGACGTGTGCTCCGACAGGGCACCGACCGGCTCGCCGGTCCTTTCGCCGTTCCCTCCGCCCCCGCCAGGAACCATCCGTGA
- a CDS encoding diacylglycerol kinase family protein: MKRLGRLRTVLGRTAPSGLGDRLGAALTRSTPRQGSSVAHLVRKAAEHDAVWLGAAAVLGASGGRGARRAALRGVGSVAIVAAINHALAKPAARSSRPVLDALPGVFPRPSTASLPSSTMASAAAFASGVVLESPRYGLAALPFATGLAYVRARGSLDHRRRAAAGALVGIGAALLTCRWWPVKPQAAAAAAPPRRPAPALKEGKGLQLVVNPSSGVAWSKDTVETLRALLPEAVITLFEPGDDLLALLDEAAARAAAEGGALGVCGGDGTVNAGSATAARHRVPLAVFPGGTFNHFAVDLGNQTMEDVARAIRAGDAVSADVGRACSPARPGTAPGTEAPTEKSASPAEASPGEGEQQLFLNTFSIGVYSELVHARERLEKRIGKWPALVVGLAKVLATGSPLSVVINGRPRRIWLLFAGNGIYHPAGFAPTYRTQLDDGLLDVRAVEAGTPLARTRLLLAVLTGTLHSSRVLTTAQVRRLDLEVLEGEPHFAYDGEVTDATYRHLILDKLPQAVTLYRPADQDQWLR, from the coding sequence ATGAAGCGACTCGGACGGCTGCGCACGGTGCTTGGACGCACGGCGCCTTCCGGCTTGGGCGACCGCCTGGGCGCCGCCCTCACCAGGTCAACTCCCCGGCAGGGGAGCTCCGTTGCCCATCTCGTGCGCAAGGCGGCCGAGCACGATGCCGTCTGGCTGGGCGCCGCCGCCGTCCTCGGGGCCTCGGGCGGACGCGGCGCGCGCAGGGCGGCGCTCCGCGGCGTCGGCTCGGTGGCGATCGTCGCCGCGATCAACCACGCCCTTGCGAAGCCGGCCGCCCGCAGTTCCCGGCCCGTCCTGGACGCCCTGCCCGGCGTGTTTCCCCGCCCGAGCACCGCTTCCCTGCCTTCCAGCACGATGGCCTCGGCCGCCGCCTTCGCGTCGGGAGTCGTCCTGGAGTCGCCCCGGTACGGCCTGGCCGCGCTGCCGTTCGCGACCGGCCTCGCCTATGTCCGCGCCAGGGGCAGCCTCGATCACCGGCGCCGCGCGGCCGCCGGGGCGCTCGTCGGGATCGGCGCCGCGCTCCTTACGTGCCGGTGGTGGCCGGTGAAACCGCAGGCGGCGGCCGCCGCCGCTCCTCCGCGCAGGCCGGCGCCCGCGCTCAAGGAGGGCAAGGGCCTCCAACTGGTGGTCAACCCGTCCTCGGGTGTCGCCTGGTCCAAGGACACCGTCGAGACGCTGCGCGCCCTGCTGCCGGAGGCGGTCATCACCCTCTTCGAACCGGGTGACGACCTGCTGGCCCTGCTCGACGAGGCGGCCGCACGCGCGGCCGCTGAGGGCGGGGCGCTCGGCGTGTGCGGGGGCGACGGCACGGTCAACGCGGGCAGCGCCACGGCCGCCCGCCACCGTGTGCCGCTCGCCGTCTTCCCCGGCGGCACGTTCAACCACTTCGCCGTGGACCTCGGCAACCAGACCATGGAGGACGTGGCCCGCGCGATCCGGGCGGGTGACGCGGTGAGTGCCGACGTGGGCCGCGCCTGCTCGCCCGCGCGTCCCGGCACGGCCCCCGGCACGGAAGCGCCGACGGAGAAGTCCGCGAGTCCGGCCGAGGCGTCCCCGGGCGAAGGTGAGCAGCAGCTCTTCCTCAACACCTTCAGCATCGGGGTGTACTCGGAGCTCGTCCATGCCAGGGAGCGCCTGGAGAAGCGCATCGGCAAGTGGCCCGCGCTCGTCGTGGGCCTCGCGAAGGTCCTCGCCACCGGCAGCCCGCTCTCGGTCGTCATCAACGGCCGCCCCCGCCGCATCTGGCTGCTCTTCGCGGGCAACGGGATCTACCATCCCGCCGGATTCGCCCCCACCTACCGCACCCAGCTCGACGACGGGCTCCTCGACGTACGCGCGGTGGAGGCCGGCACCCCGCTGGCCCGAACCCGGCTGCTGCTCGCCGTCCTGACCGGCACCCTGCACAGCTCCCGGGTGCTGACGACGGCTCAGGTGCGCCGGCTCGACCTCGAAGTCCTGGAGGGCGAGCCGCACTTCGCATACGACGGCGAGGTGACCGACGCCACCTATCGGCATCTGATACTCGACAAGCTGCCCCAGGCGGTCACCCTCTACCGCCCCGCCGACCAGGACCAGTGGCTGCGCTGA
- a CDS encoding polysaccharide deacetylase family protein — MARHVGGRGWYGKVTGAAVGVTLLATGASVWSAQAGTADTPSSKGTASAAAANPVEETIAHSSDAGPHGVNITIDDGPDPTWTPQVLDVLREYGVKATFCMVGTQAKAHPDLVKKVVAAGHRLCDHTVSHDTAMDKKPEAYQSQQILDAEDMITKASGGVRPMYYRAPGGAFTPYSRHLAASRGMRPLGWNVDSKDFERPGTDAIVATVERELPSGPTVLFHDAGGDRAQTLQALRRLLPRLKSQGHTFGFPVH; from the coding sequence ATGGCACGGCACGTCGGTGGGCGGGGCTGGTACGGCAAGGTAACCGGGGCGGCGGTCGGGGTGACACTGCTCGCGACGGGCGCTTCGGTGTGGTCGGCGCAGGCCGGCACCGCGGACACCCCCTCTTCCAAGGGGACCGCGTCGGCCGCGGCCGCGAACCCCGTGGAGGAGACCATCGCCCACTCCTCGGACGCGGGGCCGCACGGCGTCAACATCACCATCGACGACGGCCCCGACCCCACCTGGACCCCCCAAGTCCTCGACGTACTGCGGGAGTACGGGGTGAAGGCCACGTTCTGCATGGTGGGGACACAGGCCAAGGCCCACCCCGACCTCGTGAAGAAGGTCGTCGCCGCAGGGCACCGGCTGTGCGACCACACGGTCTCGCACGACACCGCCATGGACAAGAAGCCCGAGGCGTACCAGTCGCAGCAGATCCTGGACGCCGAAGACATGATCACCAAGGCGTCGGGCGGGGTGCGGCCGATGTACTACCGGGCGCCCGGCGGGGCCTTCACCCCCTACAGTCGTCACCTCGCCGCCTCCCGGGGCATGCGTCCGCTGGGCTGGAACGTGGACAGCAAGGACTTCGAGCGGCCCGGTACGGACGCCATCGTGGCCACCGTCGAGCGCGAACTGCCCAGCGGGCCGACGGTCCTGTTCCACGACGCGGGCGGCGACCGCGCTCAGACCCTTCAGGCCCTGCGCCGCCTGCTTCCCCGACTCAAGTCGCAGGGGCACACGTTCGGGTTCCCGGTGCACTGA
- a CDS encoding phosphoribosylanthranilate isomerase — translation MSDLFVKICGLRTARDVDTCAEAGADAVGFVFASGARTVDAATARQLAARVPSHVLTVGVFRGQSPREVRRLTEESGINTVQLHGDEGPEHYEALRAPGRRLIRATAATGTPATLGDFGEDLLLLDAPDPGSGTPWNWASPAFVAPAGRWLLAGGLHPGNVRHAAEVTGAWGVDVSSGVESERGVKSGELIRSFVAAARSA, via the coding sequence ATGAGCGATCTCTTCGTCAAGATCTGCGGCCTGCGGACCGCGCGGGACGTCGACACCTGTGCCGAGGCCGGGGCCGACGCGGTCGGCTTCGTCTTCGCCTCCGGAGCGCGGACGGTGGACGCCGCCACCGCACGGCAGCTCGCCGCGCGTGTGCCGAGCCATGTCCTCACGGTCGGGGTCTTCCGCGGCCAGTCGCCGCGCGAGGTGCGCCGGCTCACCGAGGAGAGCGGCATCAACACCGTTCAGCTGCACGGGGACGAGGGGCCGGAGCACTACGAGGCGCTGCGGGCACCGGGGCGCCGCCTGATCCGCGCCACGGCCGCCACCGGGACCCCGGCCACGCTCGGCGACTTCGGCGAGGACCTGCTGCTCCTCGACGCTCCGGACCCCGGTTCGGGCACACCGTGGAACTGGGCCTCCCCTGCCTTCGTCGCCCCGGCCGGCCGCTGGCTGCTCGCCGGGGGGCTGCACCCGGGAAACGTCCGCCACGCCGCCGAGGTCACCGGAGCCTGGGGCGTGGACGTCTCCAGCGGCGTGGAGAGCGAACGCGGCGTCAAATCGGGCGAGTTGATCCGTTCGTTCGTCGCGGCGGCCCGCTCGGCATGA
- a CDS encoding lipase family protein: protein MHTPAVRHLATVAITALTLAALPAATAAAAPAAPTSPSAPSVAAKAAGASSDAFYAYDGSEPLSSFAPGTVLKTRTLQYHVLGIPTPVKAVQLLFRTTDAQGRPSVGVTSVVRGVGSDGTKAVSYQSAYDSLSPGDAPSRAIAGNVSLGGVLPNAESLVLVPFLLQGYDVIVPDTEGQSADFAAGPEYGTTTLDSLRAVGNSSETGMNAETRFGLIGYSGGAIATQWAATMAPAYAPDINRRLVGYTEGGLLVDPAHNLKYVDGSVVWAGVIPMAIIGVSRSFGIDLKPYLSPYGLSVYGKLEHGSIVNALGQYPGLTWKKMAKPEYADPNSVPEFLQAVNRLNLGSAATPTVPAFIAQGNGGVLEGTFSNLPGIGTGDGVMVAGDVRTLARQYCDTGNKSVKFQQYGAFSHVGAIVPWAPQALGWLNDRFAGRAAPSDCGRIPAGNSLAPEKPARTS from the coding sequence ATGCACACACCCGCCGTACGACACCTGGCGACCGTGGCCATCACGGCCCTCACCCTCGCCGCCCTTCCGGCCGCGACCGCCGCGGCCGCCCCCGCCGCCCCCACCAGCCCCTCCGCCCCGTCCGTGGCCGCGAAGGCGGCGGGGGCGTCAAGTGACGCGTTCTACGCCTACGACGGCAGTGAACCGCTGTCGTCGTTCGCACCCGGCACCGTACTCAAGACCCGAACGCTCCAGTACCACGTGCTCGGTATCCCCACGCCGGTCAAGGCAGTTCAACTCCTCTTCCGCACCACCGACGCACAGGGCCGGCCCTCCGTCGGCGTGACCTCGGTGGTGCGCGGGGTGGGAAGCGACGGCACCAAGGCCGTCTCCTACCAGTCGGCCTACGACTCCCTCAGTCCCGGTGACGCGCCGTCCCGGGCGATCGCGGGCAACGTCAGCCTCGGCGGCGTACTTCCCAACGCCGAATCCCTGGTCCTGGTGCCGTTCCTGCTCCAGGGCTACGACGTTATCGTCCCGGACACCGAGGGCCAGAGCGCCGACTTCGCGGCAGGTCCTGAGTACGGCACCACCACCCTCGACTCGCTCCGGGCCGTCGGCAATTCCTCTGAGACCGGCATGAACGCCGAGACCCGCTTCGGCCTGATCGGCTACTCGGGCGGCGCCATCGCGACCCAGTGGGCCGCCACCATGGCGCCCGCCTACGCGCCGGACATCAACCGCAGACTGGTGGGTTACACCGAGGGCGGTCTGCTCGTCGACCCGGCGCACAACCTCAAGTACGTGGACGGCAGCGTCGTTTGGGCCGGCGTCATCCCCATGGCCATCATCGGCGTATCACGCTCGTTCGGCATCGACCTCAAGCCGTATCTGAGCCCGTACGGTCTCAGTGTGTACGGCAAGCTCGAACACGGGTCGATCGTCAACGCCCTGGGTCAGTACCCGGGTCTGACGTGGAAGAAGATGGCGAAGCCCGAGTACGCCGATCCCAACTCCGTGCCCGAGTTCCTTCAGGCCGTCAACAGGCTCAACCTGGGCTCCGCCGCCACGCCGACCGTTCCCGCCTTCATCGCCCAGGGCAACGGCGGCGTCCTCGAAGGCACCTTCAGCAACCTGCCGGGCATCGGCACCGGCGACGGGGTCATGGTCGCCGGAGACGTGCGCACGCTGGCGCGGCAGTACTGCGACACCGGCAACAAGTCGGTCAAGTTCCAGCAGTACGGGGCGTTCAGCCATGTCGGCGCCATCGTCCCGTGGGCTCCCCAGGCCCTGGGCTGGCTGAACGACCGCTTCGCCGGCCGGGCCGCGCCCTCCGACTGCGGCCGCATCCCCGCGGGCAACTCGCTCGCGCCCGAGAAGCCGGCCCGGACCTCCTGA
- a CDS encoding STAS domain-containing protein, whose product MSTYPSSHLRLTAEDTETTVRIELRGDLDYDNADILLDAVTEKLRERPRLRDLHLGCAGLGSVDSTGLSILLMIRRRTDAAQVCLHLEDRTAALDRLLAITGSLDYLTGDATRGVHETSGPGESRADTEEALPARPTGPDSRA is encoded by the coding sequence GTGAGTACCTACCCCTCGAGTCACCTCAGGCTGACGGCCGAGGACACCGAGACCACCGTGCGCATAGAGCTGCGCGGCGACCTCGACTACGACAACGCCGACATCCTCCTTGACGCCGTCACCGAGAAGCTGCGCGAACGGCCCCGCCTGCGTGACCTGCACCTGGGCTGCGCGGGCCTCGGCTCCGTCGACTCGACGGGACTCTCCATCCTGCTGATGATCCGCCGCCGCACCGACGCGGCACAGGTCTGCCTGCACCTGGAGGACCGCACTGCGGCGCTCGACCGACTCCTGGCGATCACGGGGAGCCTGGACTACCTCACCGGGGACGCCACCCGTGGCGTACACGAGACCTCCGGCCCGGGAGAATCCCGGGCGGACACGGAGGAAGCCCTGCCGGCCCGCCCCACCGGACCGGACAGCCGTGCCTGA
- a CDS encoding Rieske 2Fe-2S domain-containing protein, which yields MRSLVKALDSLGELKQLDRFTAPVRKAVKALPLGPHRAVLQGRPIGHPLHPVLVQVPIGAWTSAAVLDLLPSGGRHARLLVGMGVLSAVPAAWAGWVDWAEQPERQLRTGLVHAASNGVAIGLYAGSWVVRGRGKPVLGRLLGFAGLTAASVGGMIGGHLAFRQAVGSNKTEPVDHLVEPGWHPVGSVTEFSEGEGARRMLGEVPLLVVREPDGAFHVLVDRCSHMAGPLSQGKVAAGCVECPWHGSVFRLADGHNVGGPATAPQPVFETRLTHDGILEVRLPEAV from the coding sequence TTGCGGTCCCTGGTGAAGGCGCTGGACTCGCTCGGGGAACTCAAGCAGCTGGACAGGTTCACGGCCCCGGTGCGCAAGGCCGTCAAGGCGCTGCCGCTCGGGCCGCACCGCGCCGTCCTCCAGGGCAGGCCGATCGGTCATCCGCTGCATCCCGTACTGGTGCAGGTACCCATCGGCGCGTGGACGTCCGCGGCGGTGCTCGACCTCCTGCCGAGCGGCGGACGCCACGCGCGGCTCCTGGTGGGCATGGGGGTGCTCTCGGCCGTGCCGGCCGCCTGGGCGGGCTGGGTGGACTGGGCCGAGCAGCCCGAGCGACAGTTGCGTACGGGCCTCGTGCACGCGGCGTCGAACGGTGTGGCCATCGGTCTGTACGCAGGCTCCTGGGTGGTGCGGGGCCGGGGGAAGCCGGTGCTCGGCCGGCTGCTCGGGTTCGCGGGACTCACCGCGGCCAGTGTGGGCGGCATGATCGGCGGCCACCTCGCCTTCCGGCAGGCGGTGGGGTCCAACAAGACGGAGCCGGTGGATCACTTGGTCGAGCCGGGCTGGCATCCGGTGGGCAGCGTCACGGAGTTCTCCGAAGGAGAAGGGGCCCGGCGGATGCTGGGAGAGGTTCCGCTGCTGGTGGTGAGGGAGCCGGACGGCGCCTTCCATGTGCTGGTCGACCGGTGCAGCCACATGGCGGGGCCCCTGTCGCAGGGAAAGGTCGCCGCCGGGTGCGTGGAGTGCCCCTGGCACGGCAGCGTCTTCCGCCTGGCCGACGGCCACAACGTCGGTGGCCCGGCGACCGCGCCCCAGCCCGTCTTCGAGACCCGGCTGACCCACGACGGCATTCTGGAGGTCAGGCTGCCGGAGGCGGTCTGA